From Symphalangus syndactylus isolate Jambi chromosome 17, NHGRI_mSymSyn1-v2.1_pri, whole genome shotgun sequence, one genomic window encodes:
- the LOC129465204 gene encoding glycosylation-dependent cell adhesion molecule 1-like, with the protein MKFFTVLLLASLASTSLAILDEPEGEIHSETQPADASAQVTPSSHPKKDHVSNEDLSKEPFISKEELVSKENAVKRAKSQKPISQEDNFKNVKLQLEETTELAPRAATTSEGKLAKLGHKIWKNLDKASKGIKLSEKPNP; encoded by the exons ATGAAGTTCTTCACGGTCCTGCTGCTGGCCAGCCTAGCCTCCACCTCTCTCGCCATCCTTGATG AGCCAGAAGGTGAAATTCACTCGGAGACTCAGCCTGCAGATGCCT CTGCCCAGGTCACCCCTAGCAGCCACCCTAAAAAGGACCATGTTTCCAATGAAGACCTCTCTAAGGAGCCCTTCATCTCCAAAGAAGAGTTGGTTTCCAAAGAGAATGCTGTCAAAAGAGCAAAGAGTCAAAAGCCTATATCCCAAGAGGacaatttcaaaaatgttaagcTCCAATTAGAAGAGACTACAGAACTGGCTCCCAGGGCTG CAACCACCTCAGAGGGAAAACTTGCCAAACTGGGCCATAAAATCTGGAAGAATCTGGACAAAGCATCGAAAGGAATCAAACTATCTGAAAAA